The sequence TCTCCATACAGCGTTCCATTCTGCACCGCAGCATCAATTTGCGGAACGCTGTAACCAGTCAGCCACCCAATAATTTCATCTACTTCTGCCTGCGTCCGCCCCTTGCGGGCTGCCTTTTCCACCAGCATAGGATATATTTTTGCAAATGGCATGGCATATACTTTTTCAGTTTCCATTTCTGTCCCTCCCTCAGGTGCGTCTATGTGCAATGTATAACGCTTCCGGACAAAAAAGAATGTGTGCTGGCGCATCCCAGATGATAACATTATACCTGTTCTCAAAATACGGAATCTGCTTATCAAACGATCGATGATCCGCAGCCAATCCCGGCAGAAAAACAAGAGTAATTGTATCCGGGTTTGATACGCTTGCTCAATAGTGAATCGTTCCTCAACGAGTTTGACAACTCTTTTCTTTCATCGGGCTTTCCTCCACAAATTCCGATTTACCTATCTGTACTCAACGATTTCTTCGAATGATTTCCTCGGTCTTTTGTCCGGAGCTTCGTCGGCAAAGCCAACCGCAACAATTCCTGTCAACTGGCTGTCTGTTCCGATAAAATCCATCAGCTCATTATAGGCAAAACAAGTATTTGCAATCCACAAAGTACCTAATCCACACCCTGTTGCTGTCAGAATCATATTTTCAATCGCTGCACCTATGGACAGCGAATCACATATTTCAACAATTCGCTTTTCATTTTCAATGCTTGCAAATGGAGTATGCTGATTGGTATTAAGCACTGCTATAAGGCATGGGACCTCCTGCATGATTCTGACTGTATTCTCAGCATCCGGTATGGCAAATGCCCATTCCGGCATAAGCTCATGAGTCGCTTTTTCTGAATTTATACCATGACGCATGACATCAACCAGTTTATCTTTTTCTTCCCCCTGATATACAATAAATTTCCAAGGCTGCCTGTTTTTAGCAGATGGTGCAAGGGAAGCACTGTATATGATCTCTTCAATTAACTTTCTTTCGATCTCATCTGGCTTATATTTTCTTATACTTCTTCTATTCTCAATTTCTCGTATCATAGATTTCTCTCTCCCTTAGAGCCTTGCCCTCAAGGCTCATTTTCTCCTATGATTTCCAACCTATCCATCCCAACATGACATTTCATGTGCCGTTTCCTATTATCTGATGATTTTTAAGTGCTGAAGCATTCATTA is a genomic window of [Eubacterium] eligens ATCC 27750 containing:
- a CDS encoding nitroreductase family protein, producing MIREIENRRSIRKYKPDEIERKLIEEIIYSASLAPSAKNRQPWKFIVYQGEEKDKLVDVMRHGINSEKATHELMPEWAFAIPDAENTVRIMQEVPCLIAVLNTNQHTPFASIENEKRIVEICDSLSIGAAIENMILTATGCGLGTLWIANTCFAYNELMDFIGTDSQLTGIVAVGFADEAPDKRPRKSFEEIVEYR